The following are from one region of the Pseudohongiella spirulinae genome:
- a CDS encoding type II secretion system protein GspD, which yields MINLFNMISRQLVLIVSLVTLTACQTSLPERPTSGRHIEAPARTIDSSSIPEVVRPAPVLPPPTARSAPELYTVIVQDTPVRELLFVIARDTATNIDVHPNVTGNVSINAVDQTLPQIIERINRQVDFRWHFDQDATLVIEPDTPFLRTYRLDYVNVSREANTGLNIATSIVQVGGTSSQQSGGSNNSTASISQSSSNNFWTTIEANILSLLGESANSGSGEGEDGSSSISTSVTVNPESGLISVNASARQHRDIAAFIESVSSRSLTQVLIEATVVEVSLNDDNQSGVDWAAISRDSGQIDFIQSLTGINMSDPPASMLTIDRTGTPDAIAATIRMLSEFGDLRVLSSPKIMALNNQAAMLRVVDNRVYFSIEVEPGTPATATTPGTAALYTSQVQTVPVGFVMSVTPQIGDNDQVTLNVRPTISRIVRFVNDPNPALAEAGVTNAVPEIQIREIESILKVFSGQVAVLGGLMQDSLESNSAGLPVASRLPGIRNLFSYRREQASKTELIVFIRPVVIRQPSLDAELQEYRQFLPTSGLPISNHFDIQPLPQATGQR from the coding sequence ATGATCAATCTATTTAATATGATCAGCAGACAATTGGTGTTAATTGTATCGTTGGTTACCCTGACTGCCTGCCAGACTTCACTGCCAGAGCGACCCACATCGGGGCGGCACATCGAGGCGCCTGCGCGGACAATTGACTCAAGCAGCATTCCCGAAGTCGTCAGACCTGCACCGGTTCTGCCGCCCCCAACTGCACGGTCAGCGCCGGAGCTGTATACGGTGATCGTACAGGACACTCCGGTTCGCGAACTGCTGTTTGTCATCGCACGAGACACGGCAACAAATATTGATGTACACCCCAATGTAACCGGCAACGTCAGCATCAACGCTGTGGATCAGACATTGCCGCAGATAATTGAGCGAATTAATCGCCAGGTTGATTTCCGCTGGCATTTTGATCAGGACGCGACGCTGGTCATAGAGCCGGACACGCCGTTTCTCAGAACATATCGGCTTGACTACGTGAATGTGTCACGCGAGGCCAACACCGGGCTCAATATAGCCACGTCAATCGTACAGGTTGGCGGCACTTCAAGTCAGCAGAGCGGCGGCAGTAACAACTCCACGGCCTCTATCAGCCAGAGCTCCAGCAACAATTTTTGGACGACTATTGAAGCAAACATTCTCAGCCTGCTCGGAGAGTCTGCTAACAGCGGGTCTGGTGAAGGGGAAGATGGCAGCAGCAGCATATCGACCAGCGTTACCGTAAACCCGGAGTCCGGCCTTATCTCGGTCAATGCCTCTGCCCGACAGCATCGCGACATTGCGGCATTCATCGAAAGCGTCAGCAGCCGATCTCTGACCCAGGTATTGATAGAAGCCACTGTGGTAGAAGTGTCACTCAATGACGACAACCAGTCTGGTGTGGACTGGGCAGCTATCAGTCGCGATAGCGGGCAGATTGACTTCATCCAGAGCCTGACCGGTATCAACATGAGTGACCCGCCGGCCTCCATGCTGACCATTGACAGAACCGGCACGCCAGATGCGATTGCGGCAACCATCCGCATGTTGTCCGAATTCGGTGATCTTCGCGTGCTGTCCAGCCCTAAAATCATGGCACTGAACAATCAGGCTGCCATGCTGAGAGTTGTGGACAATCGGGTCTACTTCTCGATAGAAGTTGAGCCAGGCACACCCGCGACGGCAACCACACCGGGAACCGCAGCACTTTACACTAGCCAGGTTCAGACCGTGCCGGTAGGTTTTGTAATGAGTGTCACGCCTCAGATTGGCGACAATGACCAGGTTACGCTCAACGTGCGGCCGACCATCTCCCGGATAGTGCGTTTCGTCAATGATCCCAACCCTGCTTTGGCTGAAGCCGGAGTGACCAATGCTGTGCCAGAGATCCAGATTCGCGAGATCGAATCCATTCTCAAGGTATTCAGCGGCCAGGTCGCCGTGCTAGGTGGTTTGATGCAGGACTCGCTGGAGTCCAACTCGGCCGGTCTGCCAGTGGCATCACGACTGCCAGGCATACGTAACCTTTTCAGCTACCGACGTGAGCAGGCGAGCAAGACCGAGTTAATTGTGTTCATTCGCCCGGTCGTGATCAGACAACCATCGCTGGATGCAGAGCTACAGGAGTATCGGCAATTTCTGCCTACCAGCGGTCTGCCAATCAGCAATCATTTTGATATTCAACCCTTACCCCAGGCAACAGGTCAAAGGTAG